Within Harpia harpyja isolate bHarHar1 chromosome 4, bHarHar1 primary haplotype, whole genome shotgun sequence, the genomic segment ACATGAGCAATCTGAATCTGGGAACCCTTCTCTAAAGCTCACTAGGAAAATCAAGTATCATTAGGTCTACAATGACAAGTGTCAGACAAAATGGAAAACCAAAGAGAGGGAACAAAGACATGGaaagtgaaacagaaaacatgcatATTTTGGCAAAACAATGAGGGTACTGTCTCCAAAAAAGGCTCTCCCTATAAAGGACAGTGTGTTCTACAAAACCTTACTGAAGTGAAAGATTATTGCCTTAATGTGACCTCATGTTACGGGGTCAGTGATGGGAGAAAACTTGCATCTCTAGCAGTTTCAAAATAACACTAGCAgaatcaaaattttaaattttgttacgAGCTGACAAACTGTGTTTGGGCAATTCAGCAACTATGCAATCTATAAAGGTACAAAAGTTAATCTTGCTTTGATTTATCCTTCTTTCTCATGAAATACTTAACTGAAAGTCTACTGAAAAATAAGCCCAATTGCTCTTAGGTTTAATTTTATGCCTTCACCTCTCAAATGGAAACAGTGTTAATGAGTTATGAACATATCTTCTCAGACATAGCTATTGTCGTAACCATAATGACTTATTTATCAAGGCCCTGCTTCACGTCTCCCTCCATATTATAAAGTGCTTCCAAATATAATAAATTGCAAATGAACAATTCTTGAAATTGCCCAAAGAGTAAGAGCTTTTTGCAATATCAGAAAGGAGGCAGGAATGCTTTTATAAATGCGCTATAAAACACTGAGATAAATATATGCAATTATACGAGGAAAATATGTTCAGGGAAGAGAAAGCTGTACTTTAACATCTCTTGCTGCCTCCGTTTACTGTTCATATATTACTGCATAAGGAAATACATCTTTGGGAGGTAAAAACTGCTTTCTAGCTACAAGGCGTGCCTTATATTAGATACACGTGAACTGTGCTAAAAAGCAAGAGCACTGTTTCTCTTTATAGCAAAATGTGAATAAAAACTCTTCTGAAGATAGTTAACAATGTTATGCCAAGACCACTAAATATTAATTCAAACATATTCAAAGACAAAGAACAGATTTGTACTTTGAAGACCTTGGCCtagcacatttttcttctctctgtagcTGTTCTAAGGAAGAACATGCTGTACTAACATCCTCAGTAACAGACATTTAAGTTTAAATATTATAATCACTAAAGCCTAAGATCCTCTGCCCCATGCTGTACAAATGGTCAGGTACATGACCTCAGTGGTACAAAACCTAGAATAGgaaatagaaaatggaaaatgttccCAAAACGTCACGTGGCTTCAAAACAGATACCTTTTGAAGACAGATGTGCAAAGTTGCTTGTCAACAGAAATCATTTCAGGAAACTGGCGAAAGCAAGAACAGAATTCAGTAAGGTGCCTGGCTATTGAAGTatgtttcaaagtattttttgtttaacACTAAGACTCTCTTAGAAAAGGAGATTTTATAGCATTCAGCGGCACCTCTCACTCTACAATTTAGTCCTAGTCTCACATTCTCATGTCCCAATTCACTGAAGCCACTTTTGAGTATGcaatttttctgatatttctaaCTCCAAGGGATGTCCTCCAGAAACTTCCGTCAATCGTATGCTACCCATCTGTAATCTAGAGTTTACACCCAGTTTGTTCTTTTAAGCTGCTTGGTTATGATATTTATAGTTGGTAAAACTCCCTCCTTTCACTTTATATGCTATTTTTAACTTTCCCTAATCACTATTTCTACTTGTTCTATTTTGTCTGTGATGGTACAATTATGTTGATGAAATAATTTGCATGTCTTACCACATGGCCCTGGCGAGGCCTTTCTGAAGTTCCTACTATAATGAGTTAAAAACCGAGTCAAACTAAACCTGTTCTTGAACAAGGACCACTTTTCCTGGAGACTACCCAGCAAACAAATTGTTTCTTTTAGTTTATGCACTATTTTGGCAAGCTACATTTAAAGATTTATATTTAAACTGATATTAAGTCTGCTTCTCAGAAAAAGTAAACAGCCTTGTCTCcagtaaataaaacattttcttttggaaaaagcaTTACCGATCTAAAATATCAACACATGAGCTATACAAACTGGcgaacaaaaccaacaacataaAGTCTTGAAGGATGGGAtaaatggaaaatacattcatttcttTTTAGTGAGTACTACCAGAGTAGTTTAACAACACGGATTATATATTGCAATCCTGGAATGGTCAGACTGATCTAACACTCACTTTCTTCAGAGAAGGCACAGTGTTACgcacaccaaacaaaacaaataatgcaGGCTACTAGACTACATTTATTTACTTTGTtgtagtttatttatttaattaactgAGGCAGCCTTTCATGTATACATTATTTGAATGAAGCAGACCAGTACATTTGCCATTCTTACGGTCTTCAAACAAAACAGGCTTTATTAAAAATCTTTCAGTAAGCAAACTCTACCGAGCACAGGTCAAGCCACTTAACTGAAAGCAAAGTAGCTGACTTAGGCAAAATTTTGGTAATTAAACTAGAAATATTGCAATCTATCTCCTGACTTACTAAAAGCCATTCAATACATTCtgcacaaagaggaaaaaagggattGTTACAGTAACCTTTAAGTATTAGCTATTAATAAACAACAGCCTGCTAGAAGAACCCAAAACTGGCTTCAAATTGTCTTTCATGGAAAAGGTTTCTCTCAGCAATTGGCAGTATTTGAAGAAGCAACTTGAGAACCAAATCCCACAGAAATGGAAAGATTCTCAATATTATgactgtgtggttttgttttcgtCTGGGGCATTAAGATGACAGTGTTCCACCACTTATTTTGCAAATCTTCTTACAAAGGCTCTCTGTCATGATAATACAAGATTTTATGTCTGATGCAAAGTACCATTCTACCCCTCTGTGGCTATGGCCACAAGCCTTTCAGATTTGGTGTTACAGCTCAGCTGAGATCATGCTTTTTGACactaatgaaaacagaattattttcccCAATCAAGCAGCCAGAGGTAAAAAGGGGTTATCAATCTCTTCTGAATAAGGAGGTCTACCAACAGGCTTACCTTTCTTAGCTGCCTTCTGCAAAGTTATTTAAAGACCTCCAAGTCCCGTCCCCGCATTGGGGTTTATATGTAACATTTCATAAAACAGGAGAAAACCCAGGCAGTTTCACAAAAGTAAAGCATGAAAAAACACGAAGCAGATTTCCTCCAATAAAATCACAAGTGCACACATGCCTATTTGTACATATATCTCACCCCAGAAATGCGCATACCTATAGAGGAAGACTGTGGGCTGATCAGGAGATCTTCCTGCACTTGCTCGCTTCCTGGGACTGTCTGTTGATCACTCAGAGAGCTCTGGGATGCGCTAACAGGCTGCGATACTTCCTCGTGAACCTCCTCATCGCTTAACCTTTCCACTTTGACACGCACGTCTTCTTCAATCACAAGGGGAGAACTGGCTTTTGTGCTCTCACAAGTCACGTAATCTGCAATTCTTCTGTTGGACTCGGAGGGCCCAGGCATTTCCAAAGTCCTAGAGTTCTCCGCCTGCTTCACCTTCTCAGACTGAAGTCTTCGATCAATTCCAAAAGGAAAAGTCCAGGGAAAAGCTAAGGACGAGTCCACGGGCTGATTTCTGGACTCCGGGTAAGAAGTGGAAGGATTCAGCACTTGGGGGGAACTTGTTTGTGTGTTACACTTAAGGGGGCTCTCGGGAGACATAACTATGTAGCTTTTGCGCTTTCTTCGCGACTCTCGGCAAACAGGAATGGTTCTTTCCACTATGCTGCACTCAGAAGAAACTGGAGAAAGGCTGCCGTCTCGAGAAGTAAAATTGCAGTTTGCGCTGTTCTCCTGTCCTGCATCCAGCACCTTCTCTTGCTGGCTGTTGGGCGTATTCCATAAAATGCTGGACTTCATGAATTCTGAGCACGTGCTAGCAACGCTGAACATCTGCATGTAGCTGGCTGCAGCCAACACATCaataatgttttcagtattaATAGATAGTGTTGCTGTGTAAGCATATTCCAGAAGAGGTATAAAACCAGTCACTGTCACATGGTGCAGGTCTAACACACTCTTGCTCTCGTCTTCTGCTTGGCCGACAAGTTTGGAACGAAAGAAGTCGCTACAGGCTGCCAAAACCACCTTGTGCGCCCTGAAGATTTTGTCCTGGACGCGGATGGTGATATCACAAAAATGTCCATCGTTGCGGAGCATGTTCAGCTTTCCCAGCATCTCCTGACTGTGAGCAGGGGAATTATGAGTGAATGTTTTAACACCCattttttcacctttctgctAGCGTTCTTTCCACATACGAGAGATCACAGGTGTcctaaaacaaagaggaaaactgTCATTTTCATCTCTGAAAGCAACAGCGAAGTAGCTTCATGATTATAAGACTCTGtatgaagaaaattcagctgaATTCTCTAGGGTCAGGTTTTTCTAGGATCCAGACTGTGCAATGGACTAACTCTACAGAAATGCAATTACCTACTTGTAATTCTCAAAACCACAGATAAAATTATTTGCAATCTGTCACTAATATAATCTTCCACATTTCTGCTACTGCCCACTCAAAACAAATTCCTAACACTGATTAGAGAAATACAAATGCCTGTAAtactaaaaagaaagcatttttgaAACGATCATCTGTgtaagaaacatatttttattttctgggccCAAGAAACTATTGCTTACGGTTCTTAAGACTGACAGACTTTGTCAAACGTTTCTTTTAAGTGGAGAAGACATTAGCTTGGGTCCACTTATGAGTGTGCAGGAGCAAGCAAATCTCCCAGAGAAGGTATTTAATACcagaaaagctttaaagaaactACAGCATGAATTTTCAGAGGACAGAGTTCAAGCTAGTAAACGTAAAATAACAGTTGCCAAtagctctgctttcctgctgtAGTGCAGGTACTCATTGcctaaagctgcttttaaaaaatagttttggaCTAGGATGAGAAGTTATTGAAAATTCCTTCAAAAACACAATGGATTATAAACCCCAAAGGAAAGTTTAGATTTACATCAAATACACACAAACTGATTTTATATATGTGATAAATAATACAAGGCGGGcaacttctttcttctgaaaaatacaaaactgCCTTCTTGGGGACCAGTTCTCTCCTACGTGTAGAAGCAAATGCATAGCTTTTGTGCAAGGCCCTAAAAGAGTAGAAGGGACGGTATGCTCTGCACTGCCTGCAAGTTTTAAGGCTCCAGCAGTATCTGAAAGCTAAATGCCTCTGAtctgaggaggatgaagctgATCCACACGATCCACTCCCTCTGCAACACACGGGGGAAAGACACTGTGCCAAGCCAGATGCAATACGCCCAGACAGCCTCTGCCCCCACAGTGGAACTTCCGTAACCACCAAGGCTGTCTCTACTTGCAGAGAGCAGCATCTCTGaacaagaaaaatcagtttctgggTTTTCTCCagttatttctaaattatttcactgtAAAGGAAACATAAGCCACCATGTTTCACCTTCTTAAGGCTCCCCCCAAGCTTCCATGAAAAGTCTTCTGTGTTCCATATGACTCACACAATTAACATGATATAGAAATATCATCTCAGCAAAGTTAGTGGTTAAACATCAGCAACATAATTGGATCTGATTATTTCCTGGAGTCAGCCAGCTTCTTCACAtcatccttctcctttcctttacACGTACGCAAAAACATACCACGCTTGCAAATTGCTCATGTAGAGCTTCACAGATACAAAGAGCACTGCAAGTTTGGAACAACTTACCACAAATCTCACAAGTCTTAGCACATTATTTAAATGGCAGCTGTCAGAGCCTACCTTGGTCTACAGACATTTACACTTGGCTGCTTCTTGTTCCTACGATTTCACTTCTGATACTGCAAACCCCTTCAGACAGGGGAAAAATATCTATTTGAGAGAACAGATTAActaacacttaaaaatatatataaagtctGAGTGAAACTATAAGGGCCATTtggatttaaaatgaaatttcacacTACTGCACAGGAAGAAGTTAAGCACAAGCAAAACACtctcttcagtgaaagaaaacatatCAACCTCAGGAGGCATCTGAAGATCCAGACTGTTTGTTCTCCAGCATGAATCAAATGAAAAGCATATTTAATTGATCTCAGACCAAAACACTACAGTAAAATCTTGTAACGGCATATTCTAAAATGGCCTTGGGATACCCTTCCTTCTGAATTCCCAGTCACTGCAGCAGTTCCTTGGCATATCAGAAGTCCAGAAGTACTTCTGTTCAGTAACTGGCTACAAAAAGAATAATACATTCACAAGGACTATCAACGGTGTATCTGGTATTTGGAAATAGTACCAATACATAATtataaaacaaggagaaaaatctgGGCAAGCAATACTCCCAATTCTTATATGCCCAGAAGACTaacccattttccttctctgttcatCCGAATGAGTAATGCTCATCTCCAGTCTCTAAGTGTGAGCGTTCTACTCTGCTCACCTCCTTCAAACCCTGCTCTGGACCATTGTTGCCCTGCTTCCCCCTTCCTGCCCGCCTCTCCCCTCTTCTggcttcctttccccttctcctttcatCTGTTGCTTCCTTGACCTTGATCTggttacagaatttaaaataaaaaagcggAAGTCAGTGATGTGCAATAAATGGATTTAAATTTATTACAGGAGCAGCGTGCCTGCCATGAATGTGGGATATTGCTCTGTGAAGTCGCTTCTGTAAAATGACCTTCCCCCTCATTGCACTGACACCACCATGCAAACAAGTGGCTCCTACACAGGCTTCAGTGTGGACAAAGGACGTATGCACATGCAtgctattttcagaaaaatcGTAAGGGGTGGGCTGAGGAGGGGCAACAATATCAGTTCTTTACAGTTAATGAGGTAGTAAAAACGTCAAATATTTTTACAAGGTAATTTAaacaatatgaaaatattttccgcATGAAAAGATGAGCATGCTAAAGCTCAGCCAGGTTATAAAATGGCTCAATTCTCTTTGTTAATCTTTCAGTGGCATAGGGCACTTTTATAGCCGCACTAAGTCACGGTGACAGAAGAGGGTAAAGGGCTGCAACGTTACAACTTCACCTCAAGTCTAACATCTTTGGATCATCACCATTTTGAAATGACATTTTGTCATGTGTTATTACCGATTGATTATTAGATAGTCCACGACAGCAGTTGTTAGACCATAAGGTATAAGGCACTACATTCAGGAGTGACTGAAGAGCCATAAACTAGGACTAAATATACACGGTACCTTGGGAGTGTTTGGGGTGGGGAGATCAAGGTGCACACATTAACTAAACGCTAAGTGGGCCGGAGCTGGAAAAGTTGTTGTTCATCTTTTGAGCCACAAACCATGAGCAATTCCCAAAGCAGGGACTGGGGTTGGTATCAAAGAAATGGTggcttgcttttccttcccagctgCTAGCAGCACGGCTCCTCTTCCCCACAATCCCCATGCACATACTTATGCCCTGGCCCACAATGCATTTGAGTATTTCAAAGTTCAAGAGAAACactttcaaacatttaaaaaatatgcttaGTGGGACGCTGTATTTAACTTTGCCGCAGACACTTACGGTTTGAGAGAATGGTTTTTCCAGCGTGCATTCCTGCACTGGAAATGTGTGGGGATTCACCACCAAAGCGTGGATCCCTGGAGAAGGTGAGAATTCAAACGCGAGCACTTCAGGACTTCCAGAGCAAGGAGAATTTTCTCCACTATTAGCCGAAAGCAGTATGAAGGTAAGTGCTACCATACCAAAGACTTGGTACAATTCATTTGAAAATtagggggtttgggttttttttgttttgttttgttttttttaaatcctaggGCACTAAAGTAGACCTGACCTTTAAGTAGTTCAAAATAACTTAGATCATTCTTACTGTTTCAAGGCtactgaaaaacaagttttagCAACAGTTACCAATTCACATACACTGTTTTGGGACAATGATTAAACATATGTCAAGTTTCTGAGCTTAGAAACAGTAAAGGTGAAAGCATAGGCTACCTTgtgtaaatggaaaagaaactgtAGCAGAATTGAAAAATATTGCCTTTGTGTTCCTGCCTACTTCCATGTACCCAAAAGTTAGCTCCTTATTCACCTGCTGCCTAATGTTATGGCTCACATCACTGGTTTTGAAACATGGTACCTATAATAATccgggtttttttctttggagagtCAGTGAATCAAACTCAGAGCTGTTTGCCTTCAGTTTCTCACTTAGCTACATCGTTTTACAACACAAGTGAGCAATTTTTTAGCACCACAAAACTACCGTATCACCTTTAACCTCTGTATCCTGACCAGTGGCAACTTACAAAATATCATGAAAACACTAAATTTTCTGAATACTAATTCCAACAGACTTCAGATACACAAATGCCATGTTGGCTTTAGTGCCCAAAAAGCTTAGGAAATTCCCACCCTCGTGCTCACCAATCCCTCAGATACACTCATTCAACTGTGAGGCTGCGGTGGAAATCAGATCACAAGTTaccttttttttgaaatttatttttaagccaCACCACTCCTTGGGCACTGGTTACAGCACCATCccataaacagcagcagcagcccaggcacaGACAAATATTCTGTGGGGATAAATGTGTGACCTGGACCACCTTACCTCTGTCAACTTCTCACTGTGCTACATAGGTACCAGCACCCCTTGGTCCCTCAAACTGTCTAACTGGTTAGTATAATTAAGTTTATAATTAAATTAGAACAACTGCTCTTAGTGTGTACTTAACTTCAAGTttgctatttctgtttcagaCTTTAAACACTTGTGTATCTAAACACGCATCTGTTTCCCCCAACACCAGCTGGCCTAATAAAAGATAGTATCTCCCACTACAAATCTTGCCTTGCTCACATGACAAAACTGCTGGCTGGAGCTGCCGAACTGTTCTCGTTTCAAACAAATCAACAGCACCTTCTAAACTttgtttaaaactgtattttaagtcAGGTCGGTAAACCTAGTTTGAACTCAGCCCACCATTGCCAAGCCTGATGGTATTTATGAAAGAGAGAAGGCAAATACAAGGTTTCTTTGCTCAAAATTACGTCAATGTGCAGTATCCACTTCGGTGTACTGGAATCTGTGGAATGCAAACCTGTAACCTTTAGCTGCAGTGGGTGACTGGACCATGGAAATGAACCATCCAGATAAGTATGCAGTGTTTCAGAACTTCAATTTCCTCTAGGACAGCATACTTCAAACTGTAAGCGCACAAAGGAGCTACTGTTAAGTTAGCCACTTCATAAACACCATTATGTTAAAACCTGAAATAGATGCCGAGCTGCAGTCTATAAACGGAGGCTGAGGTGATACTATACCCTGCAAAAAACAGGAGAGCATTCAGGACCAGGGCTGACCTGGTCCCTGGCCTGTCGGTTCAGGAACCAGACTTCTATTCTCCAAACCACTCCCACCGAAATTGTTCCTGTGTCCCTTTCCTCCCAGCTTCACAGAAGAGGTCAATTTTCaggcattttctgttttaaggatTTTGATGGGGGTTTTTGTTCTTGGACAGGGCTCTTGAGCTGCACGTTGTACAGTCCTCTGGGAAGACCTCTGTCTGCCCAGCAAAGAATCGCTGATGGCAAGGTAAGTAACTCCGGAGAACTCCACTTAGGAGCTTTAATGGTAGAGCAATTTCACCTAGCAAGCTGAACACTTGCAATACTACAATCCACCTATTTATTGCTAGCAGTAATATTCCCTCTCACAGTAGAAGGCATATAAAAGCATGTTGTGCTTTTCCTACGTACTCCAGAAGTACTACATTTGATGACACAAGGCcatttgttttgtaaaaattGAGGTTTTGGCACACCACTTTTGACAAGTTCATGTGCCAGAGCTTTTGAGGCCATTGACTCCAGCTACCATTACTGTTGCTCGCAAAAAGCATGTGTTAGCTTTTCCGTACTCACGGACAAGCTTATACCTGcgttcatcactttttttttttcaggagcactTTCCAAGGATGCTACAGTGGCAAATTGCTTCACAAGCAGCCACCTCTTCCTCTGAAAAATTCCTGGCAAAGAGACTTTCCAAAAGAAGATCTTCCTAAATTTTAGGTACAGGCCACCAGAAGCTACTGCAGAAGGGTGGCAGAATTAGAGTTAAGTTTCATAGAGGCAGACTAAAACACTATCAGAAAGCAGCTATGGTTTCAAATGTGTAAGTGCACACAAATAATTCTAATTGATCCAGGTCTGTGTAAAAAGCCTGCATAATTTTCACATGAAAGATGAACTCTATGCACCCAGGCCTCTGTTTAACACTTGCAGAAACTGCATTGTGGCAAGAAGCTCCCCCCAATCTTAAATGAAGTCGTAAGGATCTAGCTAAGTTCCTTGCCAGTGGTTTACAAAGTCAAAGCACCAAAACTACAACTCTTCACAAAAAAATCGTTGAAAAAATTTGCACAACCGAAAATCCAAAGCTGTGCTAGGGTCCACAGTAATTTTACTTGCTTAGTACCAACCCAGGTAAAACCTCTGTAGGACAGCAAACAGAGGCAAGTGTAAAAGCACACATTATTCCTTTACTGTAAGTTCTCCAATAGACCAGGAATAGTATTTATCTGCaaagaacaaggagaaaaagcaTCCAAGAGCTCCTCTTCCAAAATAATTACTCAGAAACAAAGAAGGCCCAGAGTATCCATGAAATACCCATTTCATATTCCTAACACATCTCTAAGTTTCCCCCAAATTAAACCCTGTAATAATAGAAAGCAAAAGCTTTAACTTTTTAACATGCCCTGAGAAGAAAGAAGATGTGTGAGGGCATGGCAAAGTCCTAGATCACAGTTAGAGCATTGACTCAAATTATCACTGCTATTGAAAACATTAATCTTTAATGTGGATAGGAAAAGAACGACTCAAATCTCAGATGGTGGAAAAGTGGATTTGCATGACGCAAATCTGGTAGGTGCATTTTAATTCTCAGAGCTGGTGAAAGCATTGAGACAAGTAGTGGAGTGCCAAAAACAGCAATTTATTCTACAAAATGGTTTTATTGTAAATTGAGATGGTAGGTCAGCTGCAACAGAATAGTTCTGAAGGGAtaaaattagaaaacatttaCATACACATTTTAAGGGAAAGTTCAGGGTGCAATTTTTGCAGTAACAACAGACTTCTTTCCCCTCACAGCAGAATACAGGCTATCTTAAACTGGTTTGCATGACTGGAGCTTCAGCTGTGTGTTGAATTTAGAAGGAGCTGGTACCCCTCCTCTTCAAGATGCCATGGCTCCCAGCCACTTATCTCCCCTGCAATTTATCATTCGAAACCCAGGTACTGTTTTTGGCAACTGTGCcttaattgctgctttttttttttttttaaagaagttaatcTAATTAACTTCTTGAAGTGTATTCCCATACAAGAGATAGCAAAAGATTCACCTATTCTGGCTTTCAGTTTTAACTGTTATTAGCATCAAGGTGTAAGCTTTGGTCAGAAACCAATGTTGCTGCTGAATGCACTGAACTCAAGCTCTCCACATGTTGGAACGTGTGGTTTACTCAGTGGAGAGGAAACCGATATGCACCAGGTACAAGGCTAATGAGAGTGCTCCCATTTCTGTGCAAATTCCTAAAAACAGTTACAAAAATTCTCATCTCTCTCCTCAGCTTCTGTCATGATGAGCCCAGGGCCTGCTCAGCAAAATCCTTTTGTCATCCTCATTCACCACCTTGAATTGGGTTCCAAAGTTTTGACTGAACAGAGCATATGCCTGGCCAGCACTCTTTCAAAACTCCAGTGGCCCGTCCCTCAACTGCTACTGCCCTCCTGGCACGCAGGGCGAGAAACATGTCCAACTTAGCGCGGCTGTCTTGACTCAGAGCTGATCTGAACAGAACTGAAGGGGCCTGTGAGAGAAGCCAAAGCATCTTGTTAGACACCCTGGCAACAACGTATTACCAAATCTCTGCTGCGAGGCGGGATGGGGAAAGGCACTGTTCTTGCAATCCACTTCTGCACATTCCTGTTACCTGATTGCAATTTTGTTCACCAAAAGACAGACAATACCTTAGCATGCTCTTCTATTTCCTCCTTGGTTTTgcagaattttattattttttttttacaccatgGATAGTAAACACATAAACAACACAATACCTGCTGTTAAAGCAAGACAGACCAAGaataaatcagaaatatttgCTTAGTTCCAAACATCTCAGTTGTACTGGTTCTAAACTATAAAGCTTCAAGTAAAAAATGTGCAGATTTTCAGAGTGAGAAGACCAAAGTCTTCCTCATGCTACAAGACTGCTGCCGCATATAAAAGCGGGATGTTTGCTGGATACATGAAAAGAGCAACATCAACTGTAATGAAAAAGAGAGGAACATGTCTACtacttttattttagaatataaaa encodes:
- the ZBTB44 gene encoding zinc finger and BTB domain-containing protein 44 isoform X3, with the translated sequence MGVKTFTHNSPAHSQEMLGKLNMLRNDGHFCDITIRVQDKIFRAHKVVLAACSDFFRSKLVGQAEDESKSVLDLHHVTVTGFIPLLEYAYTATLSINTENIIDVLAAASYMQMFSVASTCSEFMKSSILWNTPNSQQEKVLDAGQENSANCNFTSRDGSLSPVSSECSIVERTIPVCRESRRKRKSYIVMSPESPLKCNTQTSSPQVLNPSTSYPESRNQPVDSSLAFPWTFPFGIDRRLQSEKVKQAENSRTLEMPGPSESNRRIADYVTCESTKASSPLVIEEDVRVKVERLSDEEVHEEVSQPVSASQSSLSDQQTVPGSEQVQEDLLISPQSSSIGSIDEGVTEGLPTLQSTSGTNAHADDDDRTERPSPNGPDRPFQCPTCGVRFTRIQNLKQHMLIHSGIKPFQCDRCGKKFTRAYSLKMHRLKHEGKRCFRCQICSATFTSFGEYKHHMRVSRHIIRKPRIYECKTCGAMFTNSGNLIVHLRSLNHEASELANYFQSSDFLVPDYLNQEQEETLGQYELGEHGFESNSSVQMPVISQVSSTQNCESTFPLGSLGGLAEKEEDVPEQPKTNATAEAAAGDPPKPELSSITIE
- the ZBTB44 gene encoding zinc finger and BTB domain-containing protein 44 isoform X2 — encoded protein: MGVKTFTHNSPAHSQEMLGKLNMLRNDGHFCDITIRVQDKIFRAHKVVLAACSDFFRSKLVGQAEDESKSVLDLHHVTVTGFIPLLEYAYTATLSINTENIIDVLAAASYMQMFSVASTCSEFMKSSILWNTPNSQQEKVLDAGQENSANCNFTSRDGSLSPVSSECSIVERTIPVCRESRRKRKSYIVMSPESPLKCNTQTSSPQVLNPSTSYPESRNQPVDSSLAFPWTFPFGIDRRLQSEKVKQAENSRTLEMPGPSESNRRIADYVTCESTKASSPLVIEEDVRVKVERLSDEEVHEEVSQPVSASQSSLSDQQTVPGSEQVQEDLLISPQSSSIGSIDEGVTEGLPTLQSTSGTNAHADDDDRSTERPSPNGPDRPFQCPTCGVRFTRIQNLKQHMLIHSGIKPFQCDRCGKKFTRAYSLKMHRLKHEGKRCFRCQICSATFTSFGEYKHHMRVSRHIIRKPRIYECKTCGAMFTNSGNLIVHLRSLNHEASELANYFQSSDFLVPDYLNQEQEETLGQYELGEHGFESNSSVQMPVISQVSSTQNCESTFPLGSLGGLAEKEEDVPEQPKTNATAEAAAGDPPKPELSSITIE
- the ZBTB44 gene encoding zinc finger and BTB domain-containing protein 44 isoform X1 — translated: MGVKTFTHNSPAHSQEMLGKLNMLRNDGHFCDITIRVQDKIFRAHKVVLAACSDFFRSKLVGQAEDESKSVLDLHHVTVTGFIPLLEYAYTATLSINTENIIDVLAAASYMQMFSVASTCSEFMKSSILWNTPNSQQEKVLDAGQENSANCNFTSRDGSLSPVSSECSIVERTIPVCRESRRKRKSYIVMSPESPLKCNTQTSSPQVLNPSTSYPESRNQPVDSSLAFPWTFPFGIDRRLQSEKVKQAENSRTLEMPGPSESNRRIADYVTCESTKASSPLVIEEDVRVKVERLSDEEVHEEVSQPVSASQSSLSDQQTVPGSEQVQEDLLISPQSSSIGSIDEGVTEGLPTLQSTSGTNAHADDDDRLENVQYPYQLYIAPSTSSTERPSPNGPDRPFQCPTCGVRFTRIQNLKQHMLIHSGIKPFQCDRCGKKFTRAYSLKMHRLKHEGKRCFRCQICSATFTSFGEYKHHMRVSRHIIRKPRIYECKTCGAMFTNSGNLIVHLRSLNHEASELANYFQSSDFLVPDYLNQEQEETLGQYELGEHGFESNSSVQMPVISQVSSTQNCESTFPLGSLGGLAEKEEDVPEQPKTNATAEAAAGDPPKPELSSITIE
- the ZBTB44 gene encoding zinc finger and BTB domain-containing protein 44 isoform X4 — its product is MGVKTFTHNSPAHSQEMLGKLNMLRNDGHFCDITIRVQDKIFRAHKVVLAACSDFFRSKLVGQAEDESKSVLDLHHVTVTGFIPLLEYAYTATLSINTENIIDVLAAASYMQMFSVASTCSEFMKSSILWNTPNSQQEKVLDAGQENSANCNFTSRDGSLSPVSSECSIVERTIPVCRESRRKRKSYIVMSPESPLKCNTQTSSPQVLNPSTSYPESRNQPVDSSLAFPWTFPFGIDRRLQSEKVKQAENSRTLEMPGPSESNRRIADYVTCESTKASSPLVIEEDVRVKVERLSDEEVHEEVSQPVSASQSSLSDQQTVPGSEQVQEDLLISPQSSSIGSIDEGVTEGLPTLQSTSGTNAHADDDDRLENVQYPYQLYIAPSTSSTERPSPNGPDRPFQCPTCGVRFTRIQNLKQHMLIHSGIKPFQCDRCGKKFTRAYSLKMHRLKHEVTS